A section of the Streptomyces sp. 6-11-2 genome encodes:
- a CDS encoding winged helix-turn-helix transcriptional regulator has protein sequence MKAAQKRAQAKVEYNAFLAECPSRQLLDRISDKWVVLILCALGGDNSPRQPGAAHADAPKAMRYSEISRLLAGVSQKMLTQTLRSLEHDGLLTRAVTPTVPVTVSYELTDLGLSLHHMTRGLRNWAQTHMAEVLANRENYDSRTS, from the coding sequence ATGAAGGCGGCCCAGAAGAGGGCTCAGGCCAAGGTGGAGTACAACGCGTTCCTGGCAGAGTGCCCCAGCCGGCAGCTGCTCGACCGAATCTCGGACAAGTGGGTCGTCCTGATCTTGTGTGCGCTGGGCGGCGACAACAGCCCTCGCCAGCCCGGTGCAGCACACGCAGACGCTCCGAAGGCGATGCGCTACTCCGAGATCTCTCGTCTTCTGGCCGGGGTCAGCCAGAAGATGCTGACCCAGACGCTACGCTCGCTGGAGCACGATGGTCTGCTCACCCGTGCCGTGACGCCAACCGTCCCTGTCACCGTCTCCTACGAGCTGACCGACCTCGGCCTCTCGCTCCACCACATGACGCGCGGGCTCAGAAACTGGGCGCAGACGCACATGGCCGAGGTCCTCGCAAACCGCGAGAACTACGACTCTCGCACATCCTGA
- a CDS encoding aldo/keto reductase family oxidoreductase, with amino-acid sequence MSTPSLSLPGDTWTLGDLTVTRFGYGAMQLAGPWVMGSPADREGALAVLREAVDVGITHIDTSDAYGPRVTNELIREALRPYPESLHIVTKVGATRDEQGGWPTARRPEDLRRQVHDNLKSLGLDVLDLVNLRLGNAEGPQPGSLAEAFETLVELQQQGLIRHLGVSNATEEQVTEAQSIAPIVCVQNMYNLAHRHDDKLIDRLAPDGVAYVPFFPLGGFTPLQSSALSAVAARSEATPMSVALAWLLQRSPNILLIPGTSSTAHLRENIAGAGLALSHEDLAELDDIGR; translated from the coding sequence ATGAGCACGCCCTCCCTCTCTCTTCCCGGCGACACCTGGACGCTGGGTGACCTGACCGTCACCCGGTTCGGTTACGGCGCCATGCAACTGGCCGGCCCGTGGGTTATGGGGTCGCCCGCCGATCGCGAGGGTGCCCTGGCCGTTCTGCGTGAAGCGGTCGACGTCGGTATCACCCACATCGACACCAGCGACGCTTACGGGCCGCGCGTCACCAACGAGTTGATCCGCGAGGCACTGCGTCCCTATCCCGAGTCGCTGCACATCGTGACCAAGGTGGGCGCGACCCGCGACGAACAGGGTGGCTGGCCTACGGCCCGGCGGCCCGAAGATCTGCGCCGCCAGGTCCACGACAACCTCAAGTCCCTCGGGCTCGACGTACTCGACCTGGTCAACCTCCGACTCGGCAACGCCGAAGGCCCCCAGCCCGGCTCGCTCGCCGAGGCGTTCGAGACGCTCGTCGAACTCCAGCAGCAGGGCCTGATCCGCCACCTCGGGGTCAGCAACGCCACCGAGGAGCAGGTCACCGAGGCACAGAGCATCGCGCCGATCGTGTGCGTGCAGAACATGTACAACCTCGCCCACCGCCACGACGACAAGCTCATCGACCGGCTCGCCCCCGACGGCGTCGCGTACGTGCCCTTCTTCCCCCTCGGGGGCTTTACCCCGCTTCAGTCCTCGGCGCTCTCGGCGGTCGCCGCTCGATCGGAGGCGACACCGATGTCCGTCGCACTGGCCTGGCTGCTGCAGCGATCACCGAACATCCTGCTCATCCCCGGCACGTCATCGACGGCACACCTGCGCGAGAACATCGCCGGCGCGGGACTCGCCCTCTCTCATGAGGACTTGGCCGAGCTGGACGACATCGGCCGCTGA
- a CDS encoding fic family toxin-antitoxin system, toxin component codes for MSQSGPFHPLDVSFLLHAAELLPGDPQVDDLGPLYAAVARTNARAMERDVYSSVYLKAAALLQTLAKLPCLEHSNEPFAWHATEAYLALNDCRLDYPPKAAVVLVRDIADGTLGVARIARQLREWTAA; via the coding sequence GTGAGTCAGTCCGGACCGTTCCACCCGCTCGATGTGTCCTTTCTGTTGCACGCCGCCGAGCTCCTGCCTGGTGATCCGCAGGTCGACGACCTGGGCCCGCTGTATGCCGCTGTGGCCCGGACCAATGCCCGGGCCATGGAGCGCGACGTCTACAGTTCGGTGTATCTGAAGGCTGCGGCGCTGCTGCAGACCCTGGCGAAGCTGCCTTGTCTGGAGCACTCCAACGAGCCCTTCGCCTGGCATGCGACCGAGGCGTACCTCGCCCTCAACGACTGCCGCCTCGACTACCCGCCGAAGGCCGCCGTCGTGCTAGTGCGCGACATCGCTGATGGGACGCTGGGGGTGGCCCGTATCGCCCGCCAGCTCCGCGAGTGGACTGCCGCCTGA
- a CDS encoding DUF1778 domain-containing protein — MGEKTAMNLRFPDPEKRAAIAAAAQQAGMSMQEYILSAAYERATAVERRFLDAFGDSMARSGAAFAAETGGIDPTAEQRAAERQALAELEQRGQGQAA; from the coding sequence ATGGGAGAAAAGACCGCGATGAATCTGCGCTTCCCTGACCCTGAGAAGCGGGCCGCGATCGCGGCCGCCGCCCAGCAGGCAGGGATGAGCATGCAGGAGTACATCCTGTCCGCCGCCTACGAGCGCGCTACCGCCGTGGAGCGGCGGTTCCTGGATGCTTTCGGTGACTCCATGGCCCGCAGCGGCGCCGCGTTCGCAGCCGAAACCGGCGGCATCGACCCAACCGCGGAGCAGCGCGCGGCCGAGCGGCAGGCCTTGGCGGAGCTGGAGCAGCGGGGACAGGGCCAGGCGGCGTGA
- a CDS encoding dihydrofolate reductase family protein, producing the protein MSRVRVHNFSISIDGFATGEGQSLDAPFGHAGTRLHEWFFATRTFQQMLGKPDGSTGVDDAIASTWDVGIGAEIMGRNKFGPQRGPWENDDWNGWWGPNPPFHTPVFVLTHHPRPSVEMEGGTTFHFIDATPQEALRQAREAAGDLDVRIGGGPTTIREFLVEDLIDHLHIAVVPIVLGRGERLWDGLEGLEKRLQAESVTTPSGVTHMTFTRP; encoded by the coding sequence ATGTCCCGCGTGAGGGTCCACAACTTCTCCATCTCTATCGACGGATTCGCCACTGGTGAAGGGCAGAGTCTCGACGCCCCGTTCGGTCACGCCGGCACGCGGCTCCATGAGTGGTTCTTCGCGACCAGGACCTTCCAGCAGATGCTGGGCAAGCCGGACGGGAGTACTGGGGTCGATGACGCCATCGCCAGCACCTGGGATGTCGGCATCGGAGCGGAGATCATGGGCCGCAACAAGTTCGGCCCCCAGCGCGGGCCTTGGGAGAACGACGACTGGAACGGCTGGTGGGGGCCCAACCCGCCCTTCCACACCCCGGTGTTCGTCCTGACCCACCACCCCCGCCCCTCGGTGGAGATGGAGGGCGGCACCACATTCCACTTCATCGACGCCACGCCGCAGGAGGCACTCCGTCAGGCGCGCGAGGCCGCAGGCGACCTGGACGTGAGGATCGGTGGCGGGCCGACCACGATCCGCGAGTTCCTCGTCGAAGACCTCATCGATCATCTGCACATCGCCGTCGTCCCGATCGTTTTGGGCCGTGGCGAGCGCCTGTGGGACGGACTCGAAGGACTCGAGAAGCGCCTCCAGGCCGAGTCCGTGACAACCCCCAGCGGCGTCACGCACATGACCTTCACCCGGCCGTAG
- a CDS encoding helix-turn-helix domain-containing protein: protein MRDKPRSGCAVNAAVEALGDQWSLIVLRDVMFGGRRHFRELLSHSEEGIASNILSSRLKALVAGGLLTQEQAGRGRRATYSLTEAGIQTVPIMVALGSWGMRHRPTTPELSVRARLLEDGGPHLWEDVMDELREVHLGIPRPKPNHPRASEILQAAYEQALAEAH, encoded by the coding sequence ATGCGAGACAAACCGCGGTCCGGATGCGCGGTCAACGCGGCGGTGGAGGCACTCGGGGACCAGTGGAGCCTCATCGTCCTGCGCGACGTGATGTTCGGCGGGCGCCGACACTTCCGCGAGTTGCTCAGCCACTCCGAGGAGGGGATCGCGTCGAACATCCTCAGCAGCCGTCTCAAGGCCCTCGTCGCCGGCGGTCTCCTCACGCAGGAGCAGGCCGGACGAGGACGTCGAGCGACCTACAGCCTCACAGAAGCGGGCATCCAGACAGTCCCCATCATGGTCGCGCTCGGCTCCTGGGGAATGCGGCACCGTCCGACCACACCCGAACTCAGCGTCCGCGCTCGCCTCTTGGAGGACGGCGGCCCGCATCTCTGGGAGGACGTCATGGACGAACTCCGCGAGGTGCACCTGGGTATTCCCCGCCCGAAGCCCAACCACCCCCGGGCCTCCGAAATCCTTCAGGCAGCCTACGAGCAGGCACTCGCGGAGGCGCACTGA
- a CDS encoding trypsin-like serine protease translates to MFSFKPLRRRTARTAAVGVLAAAACATVMAGSASAIVNGSDSTEHYPFMATVPESAPTLGLNDGTCGASLIDQQWVLTAAHCVKGDGLELDGIVRVGSEHRKSGGTVRKIDRIFVHPGYVNGEGKAANNNDLALIRLDRPVAQQPIKIAEHVGGPGTPTRLLGFGTTVDTELKFPDRLQELNTRRGAVSECAPGYAGPTRLCTITTVPKAMACFGDSGGPQVQKGRNGRWELIGVTSGPGAPKVPCSEGPGLYTNAHAYADWINKTMKTNHAPKNHHAVKNHHAPKNHHGPKNHHGPKNHHALKTNSALKTNSTLKTDGALSTVAMSSDLAETGTHDNTAAIAGMAATLVVAGAGTAVAVRGRKTRRAA, encoded by the coding sequence GTGTTCAGCTTCAAGCCACTGCGCCGCCGTACCGCCCGCACCGCTGCCGTCGGCGTTCTCGCAGCTGCGGCATGCGCCACTGTCATGGCCGGCAGCGCCTCAGCCATCGTCAACGGATCGGACTCCACCGAGCACTACCCGTTCATGGCGACCGTCCCCGAGTCGGCCCCCACGCTCGGTCTGAACGACGGGACCTGCGGGGCGTCGCTGATCGATCAGCAGTGGGTACTGACGGCGGCCCACTGCGTGAAGGGTGACGGCCTCGAGCTGGACGGCATCGTGCGCGTCGGCAGCGAGCACCGCAAGTCCGGCGGCACCGTCCGGAAGATCGACCGGATCTTCGTCCACCCCGGCTATGTGAACGGCGAGGGCAAGGCCGCCAACAACAACGACCTCGCGCTGATACGCCTGGACCGCCCGGTCGCCCAGCAGCCCATCAAGATCGCCGAGCATGTCGGGGGACCCGGCACGCCGACCCGGCTCCTGGGCTTCGGCACCACCGTCGACACCGAGCTCAAGTTCCCGGACCGGCTGCAGGAGCTGAACACCCGCAGGGGCGCTGTGTCCGAGTGCGCGCCGGGCTACGCGGGCCCGACCCGGCTGTGCACCATCACCACCGTGCCCAAGGCCATGGCGTGCTTCGGGGACTCCGGCGGGCCGCAGGTCCAAAAGGGCCGGAACGGCCGCTGGGAACTGATCGGCGTCACCTCCGGGCCCGGTGCCCCGAAGGTGCCGTGCTCGGAGGGCCCTGGCCTCTACACCAACGCGCACGCCTACGCGGACTGGATCAACAAGACCATGAAGACCAACCACGCCCCGAAGAACCACCACGCCGTGAAGAACCACCACGCCCCGAAGAACCACCACGGCCCGAAGAACCACCACGGCCCGAAGAACCACCACGCCCTGAAGACCAACAGCGCCCTGAAAACCAACAGCACCCTGAAGACCGACGGCGCCCTGTCGACTGTGGCCATGAGCTCCGACCTTGCCGAGACCGGTACGCACGACAACACCGCGGCAATCGCCGGTATGGCCGCCACGCTGGTCGTCGCCGGTGCCGGCACCGCCGTCGCAGTCCGCGGCCGCAAGACCCGCCGCGCCGCCTAA